In one Dunckerocampus dactyliophorus isolate RoL2022-P2 chromosome 9, RoL_Ddac_1.1, whole genome shotgun sequence genomic region, the following are encoded:
- the ska3 gene encoding spindle and kinetochore-associated protein 3 isoform X1, giving the protein MDPTSQFFAKLKKLAVALEMETARLQRSFEDRRDSDDDEAAARSTRAYHDLNCDVLGLKGQMQEALTKQKIRRGEVNTFIDACRAVQHKVAEDIQTLKGHFEKYGYQDPVDARRPNGQEMEEGDEKSGLKAPATEDRGHEEAEISGLPASPQAAAPPTFTNLMQTPRLSDFGLSEMQLRRNLAGAEWCAEVPDMPKMSLPHPALNMPSPPPLPLTPKCALRMDEDEMQTPQMINFGISEHTMCLNNDFTMDLFRKNANNPIGPAQDLPLSPDNPQSVSPQKEDTWESPEPPMFCTPGFKIKKTNGHCSLPLQGDSESPSQSNTLATTPEIPTFKTPYMNRLISTRKSTQRPEPIIMQNDCSHTLELPTPARNGSRGPTHMWEYDVPELRIMDGEDKQMLQMPNLESILGNTLQSGSTKMPKESRQFDEKPVEPSVIDINRDGEATQEFCFGTPCTRREFHEAITPEMPDLSSVTQDICKLVLQTQSKKATVRAHPQEKAEHKRCVTVVSEQEFHSLPAFLKQMTLKNLNQAVRNMNKYLSEHPGDTQDFQREELEKMTNVGIKAPVYVLCLSELKRLEQVEGAGSTAVYKLRLRN; this is encoded by the exons ATGGACCCTACGTCGCAGTTTTTTGCCAAGTTGAAGAAGTTGGCCGTGGCTCTCGAAATGGAGACGGCCCGGCTTCAGCGCTCCTTTGAGGACCGCCGTGACAGCGACGACGACG AAGCAGCAGCCAGAAGCACGCGAGCTTATCACGACTTGAACTGTGACGTGTTGGGCTTGAAG GGCCAGATGCAAGAGGCGCTTACCAAGCAGAAAATACGGAGGGGGGAGGTGAACACTTTTATCGACGCCTGCAGGGCCGTGCAGCACAAGGTCGCGGAGGATATTCAGACACTGAagggacactttgaaaaatatgGCTATCAAGATCCTGTGGACGCCCGGAGACCAAACG GTCAGGAAATGGAGGAGGGAGATGAAAAGTCTGGTCTGAAGGCGCCTGCAACGGAGGACAGAGGCCACGAGGAGGCAGAAATAAGCGGACTGCCGGCTTCGCCTCAGGCAGCCGCGCCGCCCACCTTCACCAACCTGATGCAAACCCCCCGTCTCTCGGACTTTGGCCTGTCTGAGATGCAGCTGAGGAGGAACCTGGCGGGGGCGGAGTGGTGCGCCGAGGTGCCCGACATGCCCAAGATGAGCCTCCCCCACCCTGCGCTCAACATGCCCTCCCCGCCGCCTTTGCCCCTCACTCCCAAATGTGCACTGCGCATGGACGAGGACGAGATGCAGACGCCTCAGATGATCAACTTCGGCATCTCCGAGCACACCATGTGTCTGAACAATGACTTCACCATGGATCTGTTCCGCAAGAATGCCAACAACCCTATAGG ACCCGCACAGGACCTCCCGTTGTCACCAGACAACCCTCAGTCTGTGAGTCCGCAAAAAGAAG ACACCTGGGAGTCTCCAGAGCCGCCTATGTTTTGTACGCCAGGATTCAagataaagaaaacaaatggtCATTGCTCCCTGCCGCTACAAGGGGACTCTGAATCTCCGAGTCAATCCAACACCCTGGCCACCACACCTGAGATTCCGACCTTCAAAACTCCCTACATGAATCGTCTGATCAGCACCCGAAAG AGCACACAGCGTCCCGAGCCGATCATCATGCAAAATGACTGCAGTCACACCTTAGAACTTCCGACGCCAGCTCGCAACGGGTCACGCGGACCCACGCACATGTGGGAGTATGATGTGCCAGAATTACGTATCATGGATGGGGAGGACAAACAGATGCTGCAGATGCCCAACCTGGAGTCCATTTTGGGAAACACTTTACAAAGT GGTAGTACGAAAATGCCAAAAGAGTCGCGCCAGTTTGACGAAAAGCCAGTGGAGCCATCTGTCATCGACATAAACCGGGATGGAGAAGCCACGCAGGAGTTCTGCTTTGGAACCCCCTGCACCAGAAGGGAGTTCCATGAGGCCATCACCCCTGAGATGCCCGACCTCAGCTCTGTCACGCAAGACATCTGTAAA CTCGTCTTGCAGACTCAATCGAAGAAGGCAACCGTGCGTGCCCATCCACAGGAAAAAGCAGAACACAAAAG atgTGTGACTGTGGTCTCTGAGCAGGAGTTTCACAGTTTACCGGCCTTTCTAAAGCAGATGACTTTGAAGAACCTCAATCAGGCGGTCCGCAACATGAACAAGTACTTATCAGAGCATCCAG GAGACACACAAGACTTTCAGAGGGAGGAGCTGGAGAAGATGACCAACGTTGGGATCAAGGCGCCCGTCTATGTCCTCTGCTTGAGCGAGCTGAAGAGGCTGGAGCAGGTGGAAGGAGCCGGGAGCACCGCTGTCTACAAACTGAGATTGCGCAACTGA
- the ska3 gene encoding spindle and kinetochore-associated protein 3 isoform X2, with the protein MTVRSSMNARMGGCRCPDFVRGPLHSGSADLGQMQEALTKQKIRRGEVNTFIDACRAVQHKVAEDIQTLKGHFEKYGYQDPVDARRPNGQEMEEGDEKSGLKAPATEDRGHEEAEISGLPASPQAAAPPTFTNLMQTPRLSDFGLSEMQLRRNLAGAEWCAEVPDMPKMSLPHPALNMPSPPPLPLTPKCALRMDEDEMQTPQMINFGISEHTMCLNNDFTMDLFRKNANNPIGPAQDLPLSPDNPQSVSPQKEDTWESPEPPMFCTPGFKIKKTNGHCSLPLQGDSESPSQSNTLATTPEIPTFKTPYMNRLISTRKSTQRPEPIIMQNDCSHTLELPTPARNGSRGPTHMWEYDVPELRIMDGEDKQMLQMPNLESILGNTLQSGSTKMPKESRQFDEKPVEPSVIDINRDGEATQEFCFGTPCTRREFHEAITPEMPDLSSVTQDICKLVLQTQSKKATVRAHPQEKAEHKRCVTVVSEQEFHSLPAFLKQMTLKNLNQAVRNMNKYLSEHPGDTQDFQREELEKMTNVGIKAPVYVLCLSELKRLEQVEGAGSTAVYKLRLRN; encoded by the exons ATGACTGTGAGGTCATCCATGAATGCGCGGATGGGTGGTTGCCGTTGTCCAGATTTCGTGCGGGGCCCTCTGCACTCTGGTTCAGCAGACTTG GGCCAGATGCAAGAGGCGCTTACCAAGCAGAAAATACGGAGGGGGGAGGTGAACACTTTTATCGACGCCTGCAGGGCCGTGCAGCACAAGGTCGCGGAGGATATTCAGACACTGAagggacactttgaaaaatatgGCTATCAAGATCCTGTGGACGCCCGGAGACCAAACG GTCAGGAAATGGAGGAGGGAGATGAAAAGTCTGGTCTGAAGGCGCCTGCAACGGAGGACAGAGGCCACGAGGAGGCAGAAATAAGCGGACTGCCGGCTTCGCCTCAGGCAGCCGCGCCGCCCACCTTCACCAACCTGATGCAAACCCCCCGTCTCTCGGACTTTGGCCTGTCTGAGATGCAGCTGAGGAGGAACCTGGCGGGGGCGGAGTGGTGCGCCGAGGTGCCCGACATGCCCAAGATGAGCCTCCCCCACCCTGCGCTCAACATGCCCTCCCCGCCGCCTTTGCCCCTCACTCCCAAATGTGCACTGCGCATGGACGAGGACGAGATGCAGACGCCTCAGATGATCAACTTCGGCATCTCCGAGCACACCATGTGTCTGAACAATGACTTCACCATGGATCTGTTCCGCAAGAATGCCAACAACCCTATAGG ACCCGCACAGGACCTCCCGTTGTCACCAGACAACCCTCAGTCTGTGAGTCCGCAAAAAGAAG ACACCTGGGAGTCTCCAGAGCCGCCTATGTTTTGTACGCCAGGATTCAagataaagaaaacaaatggtCATTGCTCCCTGCCGCTACAAGGGGACTCTGAATCTCCGAGTCAATCCAACACCCTGGCCACCACACCTGAGATTCCGACCTTCAAAACTCCCTACATGAATCGTCTGATCAGCACCCGAAAG AGCACACAGCGTCCCGAGCCGATCATCATGCAAAATGACTGCAGTCACACCTTAGAACTTCCGACGCCAGCTCGCAACGGGTCACGCGGACCCACGCACATGTGGGAGTATGATGTGCCAGAATTACGTATCATGGATGGGGAGGACAAACAGATGCTGCAGATGCCCAACCTGGAGTCCATTTTGGGAAACACTTTACAAAGT GGTAGTACGAAAATGCCAAAAGAGTCGCGCCAGTTTGACGAAAAGCCAGTGGAGCCATCTGTCATCGACATAAACCGGGATGGAGAAGCCACGCAGGAGTTCTGCTTTGGAACCCCCTGCACCAGAAGGGAGTTCCATGAGGCCATCACCCCTGAGATGCCCGACCTCAGCTCTGTCACGCAAGACATCTGTAAA CTCGTCTTGCAGACTCAATCGAAGAAGGCAACCGTGCGTGCCCATCCACAGGAAAAAGCAGAACACAAAAG atgTGTGACTGTGGTCTCTGAGCAGGAGTTTCACAGTTTACCGGCCTTTCTAAAGCAGATGACTTTGAAGAACCTCAATCAGGCGGTCCGCAACATGAACAAGTACTTATCAGAGCATCCAG GAGACACACAAGACTTTCAGAGGGAGGAGCTGGAGAAGATGACCAACGTTGGGATCAAGGCGCCCGTCTATGTCCTCTGCTTGAGCGAGCTGAAGAGGCTGGAGCAGGTGGAAGGAGCCGGGAGCACCGCTGTCTACAAACTGAGATTGCGCAACTGA